The stretch of DNA CCATCATTTGTAGCCCCTCTCGCGCTACCGATCCGAGCAGGTGTTCGTTCGGCGCATGTTGTGCACAGCCCGGATAGGAGTGCGGAATCCAGAGCGTAGGCAAGCCGAGGATGTCTGCAAACGCATCGTTCGGAATCGTACCGCCAAGATTTGGCAGGATGGCCACTTTTTTTCCGGTCGTCTGCGCGATCGAGCGCGCGGCCCATGTCACCCAGGGGTGGTCCGGCGCCAGTCGTGTAGCGGGTGCCGTCAATGTCACAGCAACCTCGACGTCATCGAACCCGGCCTGATCGAGATGCGCACGCAGGAAATCTTCGGCGCGACTGGCATCGGTACCCACGACGAAGCGCAATTGACAGAATGCGCGTGCATTGGGCGGGATGGCACCGACTGGGTTCGCCGGATTACCGGTGATCATCGCCAGCACTTCCAGCGTGTTGCTACCGAACACGCGTTGCACGGGTGTCAAACCGGGCTCGCCCCACGTCACGTCGATTGTCGGATCCTCCGGATCGGTACCGACTTCGAGATCGGCGAGCGCTGCCGCCACGGGCGCTTCGATCGCGGGTGCCCGCAGGCCTTGCACACATATCTGTCCCTTGGCATCGACGATGCTCGCCAGCGCATGCGCAAGACGAATCGCCGGATTGCTCAGCAGACCGCCCCAGTTGCCCGAGTGATATGCCTTGCTACGCGCAGACACCGACAGTTCGAAGTTCACTGCGCCGCGAGAGCCGAGAAACACGGTGGGACGAGACGTCGCAATGCGTGGGCCGTCGGAGGCAATCAATACGTCGGCACGAAGCGTATCCGACATTGCTGCACAGATGTGATTCAGTCCCGGGGAGCCGATCTCTTCGCCCATTTCCATCAGGAAAGTCATGTTGAAGCCCAACGGTTGCCCTGCGTTGCGGCGTGCCGCGATGACTGCGCCAAGCGCGCCGAGGTTGACGGTGTGCTGGCCTTTGTTGTCCGCCGTGCCGCGTCCGTACCAGCAATCACCGTCTTGCGCGAGTTCCCACGGCCCCGCACCTTGTGTCCATTGTGTTTCCTGGCCACGCACCACATCGCCATGACCGTAGATCAATACCGTCGGCCATGCCGGATCCTCCATGCGCTGTGCGACGAGGAACGGACCACCGGAGGCCACTGGATTGGCGTGCAGCGTACTCACAAAGCCAAGTTCTCGAAGCGCAGGCGCCATCTCGTCTTGCAAATAGGCTTGGAGTATTGGGCCGCACTCGGGATGCTGGCTTTCCGTGCGCCACGCAACCCGGCGTTTAAGGTCCGCGACGAAATGCCCATCGTCGAAATAACGTTCGGCGAGCTCGATGGCGGTGTTACGTGTCATGCTCTTGTCTCCAGTCAAACTTCAGGCCACGGCGCGCGGACAAACTTGATCGATTCGATAGAACGATTTCGCCGTCGCGCCGAACACATCGGCGTGGGTCGATTC from Paraburkholderia hayleyella encodes:
- a CDS encoding M20 family metallopeptidase, giving the protein MTRNTAIELAERYFDDGHFVADLKRRVAWRTESQHPECGPILQAYLQDEMAPALRELGFVSTLHANPVASGGPFLVAQRMEDPAWPTVLIYGHGDVVRGQETQWTQGAGPWELAQDGDCWYGRGTADNKGQHTVNLGALGAVIAARRNAGQPLGFNMTFLMEMGEEIGSPGLNHICAAMSDTLRADVLIASDGPRIATSRPTVFLGSRGAVNFELSVSARSKAYHSGNWGGLLSNPAIRLAHALASIVDAKGQICVQGLRAPAIEAPVAAALADLEVGTDPEDPTIDVTWGEPGLTPVQRVFGSNTLEVLAMITGNPANPVGAIPPNARAFCQLRFVVGTDASRAEDFLRAHLDQAGFDDVEVAVTLTAPATRLAPDHPWVTWAARSIAQTTGKKVAILPNLGGTIPNDAFADILGLPTLWIPHSYPGCAQHAPNEHLLGSVAREGLQMMAALFWDLGDIGSAKVPVLND